A portion of the Roseovarius sp. SCSIO 43702 genome contains these proteins:
- a CDS encoding glutathione S-transferase family protein: protein MTTRLHCFGESGNAYKAALALELSGLDWEPVHVDFFGGASRTEEFRALNVMGEVPVMVDGDVTLTQSGVIQLYVTEKTGRFGGATPEEAREVMRWMFWDNHKLSSQAGMTRFLMNFLHEEKRPRDVIGFMQGRLKAAYQTLDTHLADRDWIVGEDVTNADLSCCGYLFYPEPFGFDRADWPEIDRWLSNIEGLPGWKHPYDLMPGSPADRA from the coding sequence ATGACCACCCGACTTCACTGCTTCGGCGAATCCGGCAATGCCTACAAGGCCGCGCTCGCGCTCGAACTGTCGGGTCTCGACTGGGAGCCCGTCCACGTGGATTTCTTCGGCGGCGCCTCGCGCACCGAGGAGTTCCGCGCGCTCAATGTCATGGGCGAGGTGCCGGTCATGGTCGACGGCGACGTGACGCTGACCCAGTCGGGCGTGATCCAGCTCTATGTCACCGAAAAGACCGGCCGCTTCGGCGGCGCCACCCCCGAGGAGGCGCGCGAGGTGATGCGCTGGATGTTCTGGGACAACCACAAGCTCTCCAGCCAGGCCGGCATGACGCGCTTCCTGATGAATTTCCTGCACGAGGAGAAGCGGCCCCGGGATGTGATCGGTTTCATGCAGGGCCGCCTCAAGGCCGCCTACCAGACCCTCGACACGCATCTCGCGGACCGCGACTGGATCGTGGGCGAGGACGTGACCAATGCCGACCTCTCCTGCTGCGGCTACCTCTTCTACCCCGAGCCCTTCGGCTTCGACCGCGCGGACTGGCCCGAGATCGACCGGTGGCTTTCGAACATCGAAGGCCTGCCCGGCTGGAAACACCCCTATGACCTGATGCCCGGCAGCCCCGCTGACCGTGCCTGA
- a CDS encoding acetyl-CoA C-acetyltransferase, whose translation MTDAYIYDAVRTPRGKGRKDGALHEVTAVKLSTEVLNALKDRNGLEGHAVEDVIWGNVTQVKEQGGCLARTAVLASDLDESIPGLAINRFCASGMEAVNLAANQVMGGAGDGYIAGGVEMMGRVPMGSDGAAIAVDPSVAMETYFVPQGISADIIATEYGFTRDQADALAVESQKRAKAAWDDKRFDKSIIAVKDQNGLTILDHDEYMRPGTDMQALGSLNPSFQQMGEVMPGFDAVAKLKYPHLEKINHIHHAGNSSGIVDGSAGVLIGSRAFGEKWGLKPRARIRQTCKIGTDPTIMLTGPVPATQKILADSGMKIGDIDLFEVNEAFASVVLRFMQAFDVDPDVVNVNGGSIAMGHPLGATGAIIIGTLLDELERTDKETGLATLCIASGMGAATIIERV comes from the coding sequence ATGACCGACGCCTATATCTACGACGCCGTGCGCACCCCGCGTGGCAAGGGCCGCAAGGACGGTGCGCTGCACGAAGTGACCGCCGTGAAACTGTCGACCGAGGTGCTGAACGCATTGAAGGACCGCAACGGACTCGAGGGCCACGCGGTCGAGGACGTGATCTGGGGCAACGTGACCCAGGTGAAGGAACAGGGCGGCTGCCTCGCGCGGACCGCCGTGCTGGCCTCCGATCTCGACGAGAGCATTCCGGGCCTCGCCATCAACCGCTTCTGCGCGTCCGGCATGGAGGCCGTGAACCTCGCCGCGAACCAGGTGATGGGCGGCGCGGGCGACGGCTATATCGCGGGCGGGGTCGAGATGATGGGCCGCGTGCCCATGGGCTCAGACGGGGCGGCCATCGCCGTCGATCCCTCCGTCGCGATGGAGACCTATTTCGTCCCCCAGGGCATCTCGGCGGACATCATCGCCACGGAATACGGCTTCACCCGCGATCAGGCCGACGCCCTCGCGGTCGAATCCCAGAAACGCGCCAAGGCGGCCTGGGATGACAAGCGGTTCGACAAGTCGATCATCGCGGTGAAGGACCAGAACGGCCTGACGATCCTCGATCACGACGAATACATGCGCCCCGGCACCGACATGCAGGCGCTTGGCTCCCTCAACCCCAGCTTTCAGCAGATGGGCGAGGTCATGCCGGGCTTCGACGCGGTCGCCAAGCTGAAATACCCGCATCTCGAGAAGATCAATCACATCCACCACGCCGGCAACTCCTCGGGCATCGTTGACGGCTCGGCCGGTGTGCTGATCGGGTCCAGGGCGTTCGGCGAGAAATGGGGCCTGAAGCCCCGTGCGCGCATCCGCCAGACCTGCAAGATCGGCACCGATCCGACGATCATGCTCACCGGCCCGGTGCCCGCGACGCAGAAGATCCTTGCCGATTCCGGCATGAAGATCGGCGATATCGACCTCTTCGAGGTGAACGAGGCATTCGCATCCGTGGTCCTGCGCTTCATGCAGGCCTTCGACGTCGATCCCGACGTGGTCAACGTGAACGGCGGCTCGATCGCCATGGGCCACCCGCTGGGTGCGACGGGGGCGATCATCATCGGCACGCTGCTGGACGAATTGGAGCGCACCGACAAGGAAACCGGCCTCGCCACGCTTTGCATCGCGTCCGGCATGGGCGCGGCCACGATCATCGAGCGGGTGTGA
- a CDS encoding endonuclease domain-containing protein — protein sequence MTGITPETRARAKALRRDMTSAERTVWRGLRDLNRAFGFHFRRQAPIGPYIADFADYSARLVIEIDGGQHDAEQDAPRTDWLTGEGFHVLRVWNSDVTDNTEGVLARILETRLERETT from the coding sequence ATGACCGGGATCACGCCGGAAACCCGCGCCCGCGCGAAGGCACTCCGCCGCGACATGACGTCTGCGGAAAGAACCGTCTGGCGCGGCCTGCGCGATCTCAACCGCGCCTTCGGCTTCCACTTCCGCAGGCAAGCTCCAATCGGCCCCTATATCGCCGATTTCGCCGACTATTCCGCGCGGCTGGTGATCGAGATCGACGGCGGACAGCATGATGCGGAACAGGACGCACCGCGCACCGACTGGCTGACCGGCGAAGGCTTCCACGTCCTGCGCGTCTGGAACAGCGACGTGACCGACAACACCGAGGGCGTGCTGGCACGCATCCTCGAGACACGACTGGAAAGGGAAACGACATGA
- a CDS encoding 3-hydroxyacyl-CoA dehydrogenase NAD-binding domain-containing protein, with protein MTDFTMKTGADGVAIITWDTPGKSMNVMSMEAWPQLDALIDEALSDDAVKGIVITSGKDGSFAGGMDLNVIAKMKESAGDNPAQGLMDGLMGAHAILRKIERGGMDDKNKGGKPIACALPGTALGIGFEIPLACHRIFAADNPKAKIGLPEIMVGIFPGMGGTTRLTRLLGAMAASPFLLEGKLSDPKKAKQAGLIHEVVPADELIDKAREWVLSEPSIVKPWDEKGYKMPGGEPYHPAGFMTFVGASAMVNGKTQGAFPAAKALLSAVYEGALVPFDTALRIEARWFTNVLMNPSSSAMIRSLFINKEALEKGANRPDVPDQRVKKVGVMGAGMMGAGIALVSAMAGMEVVLIDQKQEAADRGKSYTAQYMDKGIKRGKATEEKKADTLNRITATTDYSALKGADLIVEAVFEDVGVKAEVTKEVLKHVGKDCIFATNTSTLPITELAKASDNPEQFIGIHFFSPVEKMMLVEIIKGQKTGPRAVAKALDYVRQIRKTPIVVNDARFFYCNRCIIPYINEGLRMVGEGVAPALIDNAARQLGFPVGPLQLVDETSIDLGAKIARATKQAMGDDYPDEAVDEIIFWMEGEGRLGRKSNAGFFDYDEKGKRLGYWEGLAEKYPHAEEQPDLIEVQHRLMFAQVLEAVRALEEGVLEDIREGDVGAILAWGFAPWSGGPFSWLDIIGAPYAAERCDELTKAFGARFSTPDLLREMAEKGQDFYDRFDQQKSAA; from the coding sequence ATGACCGATTTCACCATGAAAACCGGCGCCGACGGCGTCGCCATCATCACCTGGGACACCCCCGGCAAGTCGATGAACGTCATGAGCATGGAGGCCTGGCCCCAGCTTGACGCGCTCATCGACGAGGCGCTCTCGGATGACGCCGTCAAGGGCATCGTCATCACCTCCGGCAAGGACGGCTCCTTCGCCGGCGGCATGGATCTCAACGTCATCGCCAAGATGAAGGAAAGCGCGGGTGACAATCCCGCCCAGGGCCTCATGGACGGCCTCATGGGCGCCCACGCCATCCTGCGCAAGATCGAGCGCGGCGGCATGGACGACAAGAACAAGGGCGGCAAACCCATCGCCTGCGCGCTCCCGGGCACCGCGCTCGGAATCGGGTTCGAGATCCCGCTCGCCTGCCACCGCATCTTCGCCGCCGACAACCCCAAGGCCAAGATCGGCCTGCCCGAGATCATGGTCGGCATCTTTCCCGGCATGGGCGGAACCACGCGACTTACCCGGTTGCTGGGCGCGATGGCGGCCTCGCCCTTCCTGCTCGAGGGCAAGCTCTCGGACCCGAAGAAGGCCAAGCAGGCCGGCCTCATTCACGAGGTCGTTCCGGCGGATGAGTTGATCGACAAGGCCCGCGAATGGGTTCTCTCGGAGCCTTCGATCGTCAAGCCGTGGGACGAAAAGGGCTACAAGATGCCCGGGGGCGAGCCCTACCACCCGGCCGGGTTCATGACCTTCGTGGGCGCCTCGGCCATGGTCAACGGCAAGACGCAGGGCGCCTTCCCGGCGGCCAAGGCGCTCTTGTCGGCGGTCTACGAAGGCGCGCTCGTGCCCTTCGACACCGCGCTCAGGATCGAGGCGCGCTGGTTCACCAACGTGCTGATGAACCCGTCCTCAAGCGCGATGATCCGCTCTCTCTTCATCAACAAGGAGGCGCTGGAGAAAGGTGCGAACCGCCCCGACGTGCCGGACCAGCGGGTGAAGAAGGTGGGCGTCATGGGCGCGGGCATGATGGGCGCGGGCATCGCGCTCGTCTCGGCCATGGCGGGGATGGAGGTCGTGCTCATCGACCAGAAGCAGGAGGCGGCCGACCGCGGCAAATCCTACACAGCCCAGTACATGGACAAGGGCATCAAGCGCGGAAAGGCGACCGAGGAGAAGAAGGCCGACACTCTGAACCGCATCACCGCGACCACCGACTACAGCGCGCTCAAGGGCGCGGACCTCATCGTCGAGGCGGTGTTCGAGGATGTGGGCGTCAAGGCCGAGGTCACGAAAGAGGTGCTGAAACACGTCGGGAAGGACTGCATCTTCGCCACCAACACCTCGACCCTGCCGATCACCGAACTGGCCAAGGCCAGCGACAACCCCGAGCAGTTCATCGGCATCCACTTCTTCAGCCCCGTGGAAAAGATGATGCTGGTCGAGATCATCAAGGGACAGAAGACCGGCCCCCGCGCCGTGGCCAAGGCGCTCGACTACGTGCGCCAGATCCGCAAGACGCCCATCGTGGTGAACGACGCGCGGTTCTTCTACTGCAACCGCTGCATCATCCCCTATATCAACGAGGGCCTCCGCATGGTGGGCGAGGGCGTGGCCCCTGCCCTCATCGACAACGCCGCGCGGCAGCTGGGCTTCCCGGTGGGGCCGCTGCAACTGGTGGACGAGACCTCGATCGACCTCGGCGCCAAGATCGCCCGCGCCACGAAACAGGCGATGGGCGACGACTACCCCGACGAGGCGGTGGACGAGATCATCTTCTGGATGGAAGGCGAAGGCCGGCTGGGCCGCAAGTCGAACGCGGGCTTCTTCGACTATGACGAGAAGGGCAAGCGCCTCGGCTACTGGGAAGGTCTGGCCGAGAAATACCCCCATGCCGAGGAGCAGCCCGACCTCATCGAGGTGCAGCATCGCCTGATGTTCGCACAGGTGCTCGAGGCCGTGCGCGCGCTCGAGGAAGGCGTGCTCGAGGACATCCGCGAGGGTGACGTGGGCGCGATCCTGGCGTGGGGCTTCGCGCCCTGGTCGGGCGGGCCATTCTCGTGGCTCGACATCATCGGCGCACCCTATGCCGCCGAACGCTGCGATGAGCTGACGAAGGCGTTCGGCGCGCGCTTCAGCACACCCGACCTCCTGCGCGAGATGGCCGAGAAGGGGCAAGACTTCTACGACCGCTTCGACCAGCAGAAATCGGCGGCCTGA
- a CDS encoding sensor histidine kinase: MNRKHSAPETGPLHTLLFDHAPNAYLVLDPDLVIVGANRRYCEMTGHAVEDLVGKFLFDVFPEDPDDADSDGGGAIERSLDRVRETMETDDLGVARYDIRDMSNPDKGYAVRYWQLSHIPIVEDGRLIAILQDGRDVTEDHLNQRNQSIKLRLAAKISGVGYGEFDFATGLATVSSEVATLFGFDEGETTHPIKEFFDRIHPQDVDRVQFAIAKATSESGNNLPLNVDYRIQLPGGAIRWVNTRGEILVSAGQPTRFIGATIDLTRSKERELLLEETLEERNRLLEQKEILLGDVNHRVKNSLQLVSSILRIEAGSARGADLKAHLNRAAMRVQAVSSVHELIYRSSQVSHVEIEDYIPQLAEFLEEGLSARSRNIRISARAAPLRLPTDLAISLALLINELVTNAVKHAFAGREQGQIEIVVSAEEGRLSVRVSDDGTGNTAAPGSDGLGTRIIAGIVDQIGGTMTAENAKTGYRVAIVAPLPPA, from the coding sequence GTGAACAGGAAACACTCAGCCCCCGAGACCGGGCCGCTTCACACCCTGCTTTTCGATCACGCGCCCAACGCCTACCTGGTGCTCGATCCCGATCTGGTGATCGTGGGGGCCAACCGGCGGTATTGCGAGATGACGGGCCACGCCGTCGAGGATCTCGTCGGGAAGTTCCTCTTCGACGTCTTCCCCGAGGATCCGGACGACGCGGACTCCGATGGCGGCGGCGCGATCGAAAGATCCCTCGACCGGGTCCGCGAAACGATGGAGACCGACGACCTTGGCGTCGCGCGCTACGACATCCGCGACATGTCGAACCCCGACAAGGGATATGCCGTGCGCTATTGGCAACTGAGCCACATTCCCATCGTCGAGGATGGCCGGCTGATCGCGATCCTCCAGGACGGGCGTGACGTGACCGAGGATCACCTCAACCAGCGCAACCAGTCGATCAAGCTTCGCCTCGCCGCCAAGATCTCAGGCGTGGGCTATGGCGAGTTCGATTTCGCAACCGGCCTCGCCACCGTGTCGAGCGAGGTCGCCACGCTCTTCGGCTTCGACGAGGGGGAAACGACGCACCCGATCAAGGAATTCTTCGACCGCATCCACCCGCAGGATGTGGACCGCGTGCAATTCGCCATCGCCAAGGCCACGTCGGAGAGCGGGAACAACCTGCCGCTCAACGTGGACTACCGGATCCAGCTGCCGGGCGGAGCGATACGCTGGGTCAACACCCGCGGCGAGATACTCGTCAGCGCCGGGCAGCCGACCCGCTTCATCGGCGCGACCATCGACCTCACCAGGTCGAAGGAACGCGAACTCCTCCTCGAGGAAACGCTGGAGGAACGAAACAGGCTGCTGGAGCAAAAGGAAATCCTTCTCGGCGACGTCAATCACCGCGTCAAGAACAGCCTGCAACTCGTCTCGAGCATCCTGCGGATCGAGGCCGGCTCTGCCAGGGGCGCCGATCTCAAGGCGCATCTCAACCGCGCCGCCATGCGGGTGCAGGCCGTGAGCTCGGTGCATGAGCTGATCTATCGCTCCTCGCAGGTCTCACATGTGGAGATCGAGGATTACATTCCCCAACTGGCCGAGTTCCTCGAAGAGGGGCTGTCGGCCCGAAGCCGCAACATCCGCATCTCCGCGCGCGCCGCACCGCTGCGCCTGCCCACCGATCTCGCCATCTCGCTCGCGCTCCTGATCAACGAACTCGTGACCAATGCGGTCAAACATGCCTTCGCCGGGCGGGAACAAGGCCAGATCGAAATCGTTGTCTCCGCTGAAGAGGGTCGCCTCTCGGTCCGGGTCTCGGATGACGGCACCGGGAACACGGCCGCCCCCGGCAGTGACGGCCTCGGAACCCGCATCATCGCGGGCATCGTTGATCAGATAGGTGGAACCATGACGGCGGAAAATGCGAAGACCGGCTATCGGGTCGCCATCGTGGCTCCCCTGCCCCCGGCGTGA
- a CDS encoding response regulator: MSLDILIVEDEFLIALDLQMEVEALGHVVLGPARDGESARAVLSETRPDMAFMDIRLAGGDSGIDVAKWLYDTHGVRCIFMSGNLDQQVMDAAAEFEPYGFLGKPVFMNQVGPLLDYVQTTIDAR, encoded by the coding sequence GTGAGCCTCGATATCCTCATAGTCGAGGATGAATTCCTCATCGCGCTCGACCTGCAGATGGAGGTCGAGGCGCTGGGCCATGTTGTCCTGGGGCCCGCTCGCGATGGCGAGTCCGCGCGGGCCGTCCTTTCCGAGACACGTCCCGACATGGCCTTCATGGATATCCGCCTTGCCGGCGGCGACAGCGGGATCGACGTCGCGAAATGGCTCTACGACACGCACGGCGTGCGCTGCATCTTCATGAGCGGCAATCTCGATCAGCAGGTCATGGACGCGGCCGCCGAGTTCGAGCCCTACGGCTTCCTCGGGAAACCGGTCTTCATGAACCAGGTCGGCCCGCTTCTAGACTACGTCCAGACCACGATCGACGCGCGCTGA
- a CDS encoding Hint domain-containing protein, with protein MFGRKTALSGARERIREKRQDTGGALHLTSGIIAGTLVATPRGWRRVETLEPGDRVLTFDNGMQEVTRVDRQVVWTGEAHCPRDFWAVDVPAEMIGNDAPVRLLPGQALMVESDEAEMLYGDAFVVIPARALADVPGVERSPIDGRVTSVVLRFASEEVVFSKSGALYLCAASRDFLDFDANDGGYEVLPDTLARDVIAAMAPGEAPLRQPAA; from the coding sequence ATGTTCGGACGCAAGACGGCGCTCAGTGGCGCGCGCGAGAGGATACGCGAAAAACGGCAGGATACGGGCGGGGCGCTGCATCTCACGTCCGGGATCATCGCGGGCACACTTGTCGCCACGCCGCGCGGCTGGCGGCGGGTCGAGACGCTGGAGCCGGGCGACCGGGTGCTGACCTTCGACAACGGGATGCAGGAGGTGACGCGGGTGGACCGGCAAGTGGTCTGGACCGGGGAGGCGCATTGCCCCCGTGATTTCTGGGCCGTGGACGTGCCCGCCGAGATGATCGGCAACGACGCGCCGGTGCGCCTGCTGCCCGGCCAGGCATTGATGGTGGAAAGCGACGAGGCCGAGATGCTCTATGGCGATGCCTTCGTCGTCATTCCCGCGCGCGCGCTGGCCGATGTTCCCGGTGTCGAGCGATCGCCCATCGACGGGCGCGTCACCAGCGTGGTGTTGCGCTTCGCGTCCGAGGAGGTCGTCTTTTCGAAGTCGGGCGCCCTCTACCTGTGCGCGGCGTCGCGCGATTTCCTCGATTTCGACGCGAATGACGGGGGATACGAAGTGCTGCCCGACACCTTGGCGCGCGACGTCATCGCGGCGATGGCGCCGGGTGAGGCGCCGCTTCGGCAACCGGCGGCGTAG
- a CDS encoding sulfotransferase family 2 domain-containing protein — protein MIVSPGRRYIFVHIPKTGGTSLALALEARAMRDDLLIGDTPKARRRRRRIEGVTARGRLWKHSRLDDIPGLVSDETIAEAFVVTMVRNPWDRMVSYYHWLRGQGFAHPAVALAQRLTFSEFLHHPQTEASFAANPYGRYVTTAGGVERCDLFVRLEHFAQDVAPFEAHLGFDLTLPEANASDRQRDHRVYYSDADAARLARICAGDIARFGYGFDDVSGNFD, from the coding sequence ATGATCGTCTCGCCCGGCCGCCGCTATATCTTCGTGCATATACCCAAGACCGGGGGCACCTCGCTTGCCCTCGCGCTCGAGGCGCGGGCGATGCGCGACGACCTCCTGATCGGCGACACGCCCAAGGCGCGCAGGCGGCGACGCCGGATCGAGGGGGTGACGGCGCGGGGGCGGCTCTGGAAACATTCGCGCCTCGACGACATTCCGGGACTGGTGAGCGACGAGACGATCGCGGAGGCCTTCGTCGTCACGATGGTGCGCAACCCTTGGGACCGGATGGTAAGCTATTACCATTGGCTGCGTGGGCAGGGCTTTGCGCATCCCGCCGTCGCGCTGGCGCAACGGCTGACCTTTTCGGAATTCCTGCACCACCCGCAGACCGAAGCCAGCTTCGCCGCGAACCCCTACGGCCGTTACGTGACCACCGCCGGGGGCGTGGAGCGGTGCGATCTTTTCGTGCGGCTGGAACATTTCGCGCAAGACGTGGCGCCGTTCGAGGCGCACCTGGGGTTCGACCTGACGCTGCCTGAGGCCAACGCGTCCGACCGGCAGCGGGATCATCGCGTCTATTACAGCGATGCGGACGCGGCGCGGCTGGCCCGGATATGCGCCGGGGATATCGCGCGCTTCGGATACGGGTTTGACGACGTTTCGGGAAACTTTGACTAA
- a CDS encoding AMP-binding protein — MGWMKDETGLDRCKANFVPLTPLSHLRRAAHVFPDYEALVYGKTRLTYRAYHERCTRLASALAGLGIGPGDVVATLIPNLPTHAEAHFGVPACGAVLNTINTRLEADTVSYIFTHGEAKAVLVDPQFLPLAEAAIGAMEGDGPRIIEVPDPEAGLTVSGRHEDYERLLAEADPEFDWIMPEDEWESLALNYTSGTTGRPKGVVYHHRGAYLMTMGTAVTWPVPRHARYLSLVPLFHCNNWNHTWLMPMLGGTVVCCRDVTAANIYNAIADEGVTHMAGAPIVLNMIVNAKEGDRRPFDHRVQTFTAGAPPPAATLAAIEPLGFDVCQVYGLTETYGHVTECMWHEAWDKEDDETRYAIKARTGILMPMMEEITSMDPETMEQIPMDGETQGEIMIRGNSVMKGYLKNPDATREAFRGGYFHSGDIAYQTPDGYLKIADRAKDIIISGGENISSIEVENALARHPAVSLCAVVAKPDEKWGEVPCAFVELKEGAEVDEATLIAFTRERLAGFKTPKRVVFEELPKTSTGKIQKFELRKKAAEI; from the coding sequence ATGGGCTGGATGAAGGACGAAACCGGGCTCGACCGCTGCAAGGCGAATTTCGTGCCGCTCACACCCCTGTCGCACCTGCGCCGCGCCGCCCATGTGTTTCCCGATTACGAGGCGCTGGTCTACGGCAAGACCCGCCTCACCTACCGCGCCTACCACGAACGCTGCACGCGGCTGGCCTCCGCACTGGCGGGCCTCGGGATCGGGCCGGGCGACGTGGTGGCCACTCTCATCCCCAACCTGCCCACCCATGCCGAGGCGCATTTCGGCGTGCCGGCCTGCGGCGCGGTGCTCAACACGATCAACACCCGGCTCGAGGCCGACACCGTCTCCTACATCTTCACCCATGGCGAGGCGAAGGCGGTCCTGGTCGATCCGCAGTTCCTTCCCCTCGCCGAGGCGGCGATCGGGGCGATGGAGGGCGACGGCCCCCGCATCATCGAGGTTCCCGACCCCGAGGCGGGTCTCACGGTCAGCGGACGGCACGAGGATTACGAGCGGTTGCTCGCCGAGGCCGACCCCGAGTTCGACTGGATCATGCCCGAGGACGAATGGGAAAGCCTCGCGCTCAACTACACGTCCGGCACGACCGGGCGGCCCAAGGGCGTGGTCTATCACCACCGCGGCGCCTATCTCATGACCATGGGCACCGCCGTCACCTGGCCCGTGCCGCGCCACGCGCGCTACCTCTCTCTCGTGCCGCTCTTTCACTGCAACAACTGGAACCACACGTGGCTGATGCCGATGCTGGGCGGGACCGTGGTCTGCTGCCGGGACGTGACCGCGGCCAATATCTACAACGCCATCGCGGACGAGGGCGTGACCCACATGGCCGGCGCGCCCATCGTGCTCAACATGATCGTGAACGCCAAGGAAGGCGACCGCCGCCCCTTCGACCACCGCGTGCAGACCTTCACCGCCGGCGCCCCCCCGCCCGCCGCCACGCTCGCCGCGATCGAGCCGCTGGGCTTCGACGTCTGCCAGGTCTACGGCCTCACGGAAACCTACGGCCACGTCACGGAATGCATGTGGCACGAGGCTTGGGACAAGGAAGACGACGAAACCCGCTACGCGATCAAGGCGCGCACCGGCATCCTCATGCCCATGATGGAGGAGATCACCTCGATGGATCCCGAGACCATGGAGCAGATCCCCATGGACGGCGAAACCCAGGGCGAGATCATGATCCGCGGCAACTCGGTGATGAAGGGCTATCTCAAGAACCCCGACGCCACGCGCGAGGCCTTCAGGGGCGGCTATTTCCACTCCGGCGACATCGCCTACCAGACCCCGGACGGCTACCTGAAGATCGCCGACCGGGCCAAGGACATCATCATCTCGGGCGGCGAGAACATCTCTTCGATCGAGGTCGAGAACGCGCTCGCCCGCCACCCCGCCGTTTCGCTCTGCGCCGTGGTCGCCAAGCCCGACGAGAAATGGGGCGAGGTGCCCTGTGCCTTCGTGGAACTGAAGGAGGGCGCCGAGGTGGACGAGGCCACGCTCATCGCCTTCACGCGCGAACGCCTGGCCGGGTTCAAGACGCCCAAGCGCGTGGTGTTCGAGGAGCTGCCCAAGACCTCGACCGGCAAGATCCAGAAATTCGAACTTCGCAAGAAGGCGGCCGAGATCTGA
- a CDS encoding FAD:protein FMN transferase — protein MSTISRRRVLTIFAAATALPAAALAGSDLPLHTWQGRALGARATLRLAHADAPAISARVAAEIDRLEDVFSLFRPESALSRLNRQGTLETPPFELLQCLSLAGRVHDATEGRFDPTVQPLWRVHAEAAIAGRAPSAADLDRARAVMGWDGVEIAPDRITLRPGAALTLNGIAQGVIADRIADLLAAEGLDHVLIDTGEFRALGGDPRGGDWPVRLAAGGEVPLRSRALATSAPRGTTFGEGLSGESHILDPKRGAPVPARWREISVSARSAGLADALSTAACLYPTEAGIRAALGRFSGCRLESISRS, from the coding sequence ATGAGCACGATATCCCGACGCCGGGTCCTGACGATCTTCGCCGCGGCCACGGCCTTGCCCGCCGCCGCACTCGCCGGGTCCGACCTGCCGTTGCATACGTGGCAGGGGCGGGCGCTCGGCGCGCGCGCGACCTTGCGCCTGGCCCATGCCGATGCCCCCGCGATCTCGGCGCGGGTCGCGGCCGAGATCGACCGGCTGGAGGACGTGTTCAGCCTTTTCCGCCCGGAGAGCGCGCTGTCGCGACTCAACCGGCAGGGCACGCTCGAGACCCCGCCCTTCGAGCTTTTGCAGTGCCTGTCGCTGGCCGGGCGGGTTCATGACGCCACGGAAGGGCGGTTCGACCCGACGGTGCAACCGCTCTGGCGCGTTCACGCGGAGGCCGCCATCGCGGGGCGCGCGCCATCCGCCGCCGACCTGGACCGCGCCCGCGCCGTGATGGGCTGGGACGGCGTGGAGATCGCGCCGGACCGGATCACGCTCCGGCCCGGTGCGGCGCTGACGCTCAACGGGATCGCGCAAGGGGTCATCGCGGATCGCATCGCCGATCTTCTGGCGGCGGAGGGGCTCGACCACGTGCTGATCGACACGGGCGAATTCCGCGCTTTGGGTGGCGATCCGCGAGGCGGCGACTGGCCCGTGCGCCTCGCGGCGGGGGGCGAGGTGCCACTTAGATCGCGGGCCCTGGCCACGTCGGCGCCGCGCGGCACCACCTTCGGAGAAGGGCTGAGTGGAGAAAGCCACATCCTCGACCCGAAACGCGGCGCACCCGTGCCCGCGCGGTGGCGCGAGATCTCGGTTTCGGCGCGGTCCGCGGGCCTTGCGGATGCGCTTTCGACGGCTGCCTGCCTCTACCCGACCGAGGCCGGGATCCGGGCGGCACTGGGCCGGTTCAGCGGTTGTCGGCTCGAGAGCATCTCGAGAAGTTGA
- a CDS encoding nitrous oxide reductase accessory protein NosL, producing MKRLGLVLICLLLAACKEEAAQDVTPVPLSADAVGHYCQMNLMEHDGPKAQAHLGGLPGAPLFFSQVRDVVAYLRMPEQSHEVVAVWVNDMGAPGASWEAPGARNWIDAEEAVYVVGADVVGGMGAPELVPFSDREAARAFAAANGGTVMTLDEIPDAAVLAPVELIQDSDDPDSDDSTFQERLRDLSDKIGD from the coding sequence ATGAAACGCCTGGGCCTTGTCCTGATCTGCCTGCTGCTCGCGGCCTGCAAGGAAGAGGCGGCGCAGGATGTAACGCCGGTGCCGCTGAGCGCGGACGCGGTGGGGCATTACTGCCAGATGAATCTCATGGAGCATGACGGGCCCAAGGCACAGGCCCACCTGGGCGGGCTGCCCGGTGCGCCGCTTTTCTTCAGCCAGGTTCGCGACGTGGTGGCCTACCTCCGCATGCCCGAGCAGAGCCACGAGGTCGTCGCGGTCTGGGTCAACGACATGGGCGCGCCCGGCGCAAGCTGGGAGGCCCCGGGCGCGCGGAACTGGATCGACGCCGAAGAGGCGGTCTATGTCGTCGGTGCCGACGTGGTGGGCGGCATGGGCGCGCCGGAGCTGGTGCCTTTCTCGGATCGCGAGGCGGCGCGGGCCTTCGCCGCGGCCAATGGCGGCACCGTGATGACCCTTGACGAGATACCCGACGCGGCGGTCCTCGCGCCGGTCGAACTGATCCAAGACAGCGACGATCCGGACAGCGACGACAGCACGTTCCAGGAGCGTCTGCGCGACCTGTCGGACAAGATTGGAGACTGA